The following DNA comes from Peribacillus sp. FSL E2-0218.
GAAAAATTATATCGAACAAACTTTAAGTGTTGTTTTCTTTAGCGTGGAAGTTTAAAAAAACGATTGTAACGAGCGGAATCCCATCATTAAAAGAAAAATCATAAATGATATAATAGAGTAGGAGAAAAGTATATGAAGTGTGTGTATAGGCCGAAGGGAGTTAGATGGAATGACGGTGAAAATCGTGAATAATATAACGGAATTGATAGGAGATACACCAGTTGTAAGGATTCATCATTTAACAGGGAGGGATGATGCGGACGTCTTTGTAAAGCTTGAATATTTCAATCCGAGCCGAAGTGTGAAGGATCGGGCTGCGTTTAACTTGATAAAGCAAGCGGAGCTGGATGGGGTCATTCAATCTGGTTCCACGATCATCGAGCCGACTTCAGGCAATACAGGTATCGGCCTTGCGATGAATGCAGCGGCAAAAGGCTACAGGGCCATCATGGTCATGCCGGATAATATGTCAAAGGAAAGAATCAATATTTTAAAGGCGTATGGCGCGGAAGTTGTCCTCACTCCAGCTGCGGAGCGGATGCCAGGTGCCATTCGCAAAGCTCAGGAACTGGCTGCAAAGATTCCGAACAGCTTTATTCCTCAACAATTCGAAAATAAAGCCAATCCTGATATTCATAGAGTGA
Coding sequences within:
- the cysK gene encoding cysteine synthase A; the protein is MTVKIVNNITELIGDTPVVRIHHLTGRDDADVFVKLEYFNPSRSVKDRAAFNLIKQAELDGVIQSGSTIIEPTSGNTGIGLAMNAAAKGYRAIMVMPDNMSKERINILKAYGAEVVLTPAAERMPGAIRKAQELAAKIPNSFIPQQFENKANPDIHRVTTAVEILEQMDRKLDVFVATAGTGGTITGTGEALKEQLPHLRVVVVEPKGSPVLSGGKPGPHKLVGTSPGFVPSILNTDVFDEIVQAADEDAISTMKDMAAKEGILIGPSGGASVWAALKEARRLGAGKRVLCIAPDNGERYLSMDIFQ